One genomic window of Deltaproteobacteria bacterium CG2_30_66_27 includes the following:
- a CDS encoding B12-binding domain-containing radical SAM protein — protein MKRILLVSSNVSREPLQVYPLGLAVVAKGLVESGHEVEQFDFLASGESEALFRRKIVSFDPDYVCISLRNLDNCDSFSRAGYPEIAKRLVGWVRGTTGAPVIIGGPGFSILPEELLAFTGADHGIVGEGERVVCDLIRDLSEGRTPPPILRGGRLLDGGQMASPLYNGGMIAYYLDQSGMINLQTKRGCPHGCIYCVYPSLEGNRFRHRDPKAVVDDLERAGTEHGADSFFFTDSIFNDPQGHYLSIAEEILRRRLRVRWCCYMRPERIGRKEIALLKRAGMYAVELGTDAACDTTLRSLGKGFSFADALEVNRAFVAERLPCAHFVMFGGPGETADTVAEGLANLERLEHTVVFGYSGIRILPGTALHGQAIAEGVLSPTAPLFEPVYYFSPQIDADVMNGMIADSFRGRRDRIFPPVEGQKRLAVMHNFGFRGLLWDHLIRFPKDPGC, from the coding sequence TTGAAGCGGATCCTCCTCGTATCGTCCAACGTCAGCAGGGAGCCCCTCCAGGTCTACCCGCTGGGGCTCGCCGTCGTGGCCAAGGGGCTCGTCGAATCCGGCCACGAGGTCGAACAGTTCGACTTCCTGGCCTCGGGCGAGTCGGAGGCGCTCTTCCGCCGGAAGATCGTCTCCTTCGATCCCGACTACGTCTGCATCTCCCTGCGGAACCTCGACAACTGCGACTCCTTTTCCCGGGCCGGATACCCGGAGATCGCGAAGCGCCTTGTCGGATGGGTCCGGGGAACCACGGGGGCGCCGGTCATCATCGGCGGCCCCGGGTTTTCCATCCTTCCGGAAGAACTGCTCGCCTTCACCGGCGCCGACCACGGGATCGTCGGCGAAGGGGAACGGGTCGTCTGCGACTTGATCCGCGACCTGTCCGAGGGAAGGACCCCTCCCCCCATCCTGCGCGGCGGCCGGCTTCTCGACGGCGGGCAGATGGCATCGCCGCTATACAACGGCGGGATGATCGCCTATTACCTCGACCAGAGCGGCATGATCAACCTCCAGACGAAACGGGGCTGCCCCCACGGCTGCATCTACTGCGTCTACCCTTCCCTCGAGGGGAACCGATTCCGCCACCGCGACCCCAAGGCCGTGGTCGACGACCTCGAGAGGGCGGGGACCGAGCACGGCGCGGACAGCTTCTTCTTCACCGACTCGATCTTCAACGACCCGCAGGGGCATTACCTGTCGATCGCGGAGGAAATCCTCCGGCGCCGGCTCCGGGTCCGGTGGTGCTGCTACATGCGCCCCGAGAGGATCGGACGGAAGGAGATCGCCCTCCTCAAGCGGGCGGGGATGTACGCGGTGGAACTGGGCACCGATGCGGCGTGCGATACGACCCTGCGTTCGCTGGGGAAGGGATTCTCCTTCGCGGATGCCCTCGAAGTGAACCGGGCCTTCGTCGCCGAGCGCCTTCCCTGCGCCCATTTCGTCATGTTCGGCGGTCCGGGGGAAACGGCCGATACCGTGGCGGAAGGACTCGCCAACCTGGAACGACTGGAACACACCGTGGTCTTCGGCTACTCCGGCATCCGCATCCTCCCGGGCACCGCCCTCCATGGGCAGGCGATCGCCGAGGGGGTCCTCTCCCCCACGGCGCCCCTGTTCGAGCCGGTATACTACTTTTCGCCCCAAATCGACGCGGACGTCATGAACGGGATGATCGCCGACTCCTTCCGCGGCCGCAGGGACCGGATCTTCCCTCCGGTCGAAGGCCAGAAGCGACTCGCGGTCATGCACAACTTCGGATTCCGCGGGCTCCTCTGGGACCACCTGATCCGGTTCCCGAAGGATCCGGGATGCTGA
- a CDS encoding acyl carrier protein, whose product MTTVEKLKTILVEELHLEELTPGDIDENAPLFGEGLGLDSLDAVELVVIIQKHFGVEIKDLDEGKTAFQSVQALASYIEGRLKNG is encoded by the coding sequence ATGACCACCGTGGAAAAGCTGAAAACGATCCTCGTGGAGGAGTTGCATCTCGAGGAATTGACTCCGGGGGACATCGATGAAAACGCCCCCCTGTTCGGGGAAGGTCTCGGCCTCGATTCGCTGGACGCGGTGGAACTCGTCGTCATCATCCAGAAACATTTCGGCGTCGAGATCAAGGACCTGGACGAGGGGAAAACCGCTTTCCAGTCGGTCCAGGCCCTCGCCTCCTACATCGAAGGGCGACTGAAGAACGGATGA
- a CDS encoding lipid A biosynthesis acyltransferase — protein sequence MDETDARRDRKSWSARSIGSRWQHRFFYALIRLAGRRAAHVMVVFVALYYVLFCPSVRDRARPYLSRRFPGRNALLRLWDRFRITVEIGRVLVDRAALGILGPGQLTVRHSHREDLLERVREGRGAILLTAHAGCWQFAMESLRMLETPVSLLLHREEGDVDLHIFEHRGDAGAFRIIDPAGPLGGALEMLHVLKQGEVLCIMGDRAMGGDRSTVEVDFLGGRVRIPVTPYQLASATGAPVVVIFPYTSGPGNYSLQVAKVIRVPEDLGRAPEAYRPYAEAFIRELEGFVEGRPYQFFNFFDMWNQEPMR from the coding sequence ATGGACGAAACGGATGCCCGGCGGGACAGGAAATCCTGGAGCGCCCGGAGCATCGGCTCCCGGTGGCAGCACCGCTTCTTCTACGCGCTCATCCGTCTCGCCGGCCGGCGCGCCGCCCACGTCATGGTGGTCTTCGTCGCTCTGTACTACGTTCTGTTTTGTCCCTCCGTGCGGGACCGCGCGCGCCCGTACCTCTCCCGTCGTTTCCCCGGAAGAAACGCCCTCCTCCGCCTTTGGGACCGCTTCCGGATCACCGTCGAAATCGGGCGGGTCCTGGTGGATCGCGCCGCCCTCGGGATTCTCGGCCCCGGTCAGCTGACGGTCCGCCACAGCCACCGGGAAGACCTGCTCGAGAGGGTCCGGGAAGGACGGGGGGCGATCCTGCTGACCGCCCACGCCGGATGCTGGCAATTCGCGATGGAGAGTCTCCGCATGCTGGAAACCCCCGTGAGCCTGCTCCTCCACCGGGAAGAAGGCGACGTCGACCTTCATATTTTCGAGCACCGTGGCGATGCCGGGGCGTTCCGGATCATCGATCCCGCCGGTCCCCTCGGGGGTGCCCTGGAGATGCTTCACGTGTTGAAACAGGGCGAGGTCCTCTGTATCATGGGAGACCGGGCGATGGGGGGCGATCGGAGCACGGTCGAGGTCGATTTCCTCGGGGGGCGGGTGCGGATTCCGGTCACACCCTACCAGCTGGCATCCGCCACCGGCGCTCCCGTAGTCGTGATTTTCCCATATACATCCGGACCGGGAAATTACTCCCTGCAGGTGGCGAAGGTCATACGGGTCCCGGAAGATCTGGGGAGAGCACCGGAGGCATACCGCCCCTATGCCGAGGCATTCATCCGGGAGCTGGAGGGATTCGTCGAAGGACGCCCCTACCAGTTCTTCAATTTCTTCGACATGTGGAATCAGGAGCCGATGCGATGA
- a CDS encoding glycosyl transferase codes for MRFLLVPGNNSLSHVAKCLALESSLTSRGHRVVVAVSRKRAGFVEGRGVDTRILPDIQESDEAGFPTVAWFHRPKRIAECISSEVDLMKEIRPDRVLGVFRFTLKASARLAGIPFDSLSCGCMLPRYTEVLGFAPGEAGSELQRYYLDSFYRYAGAKTSLALRSFGLPAIGDIRSMLEGDRTFLWDFPEFAPLPDGATATHVGPISWNGWHDEGPDPGGVPVGRRPLAVVTFGTCMMSAEAASRILRILLDLGYEVVLAAGGQNELMNVMADEPRVTIRRFAPLRSLFSHASITVCHGGQLTVFEALSHRIPVLIMPFQPEQAHNAVCLKRLGCGDRLVPALPFRGNPEVYLEAFRRTEDREIQSVIRGLIEDPGTAGRLSAIRDVLGKYDGTATLTSLIETG; via the coding sequence ATGCGGTTTCTGCTCGTCCCGGGCAACAATTCCCTCTCCCATGTCGCCAAGTGCCTGGCGTTGGAATCGTCCCTGACCTCGCGCGGGCATCGGGTCGTGGTGGCAGTGAGCCGGAAGAGGGCCGGTTTCGTGGAAGGAAGGGGGGTCGATACCCGCATTCTGCCGGACATCCAGGAAAGCGACGAGGCCGGCTTCCCGACGGTCGCATGGTTTCACCGGCCGAAGCGCATCGCCGAATGCATCTCGTCGGAAGTCGATCTCATGAAGGAGATCCGCCCGGACCGGGTGCTCGGCGTTTTTCGATTCACGTTGAAGGCCTCCGCCCGGCTTGCCGGCATTCCTTTCGACTCGCTGAGCTGCGGTTGCATGCTTCCCCGATACACGGAAGTTCTCGGGTTCGCTCCCGGCGAAGCCGGATCGGAACTGCAGCGGTATTATCTCGACTCCTTCTACCGGTACGCTGGCGCAAAAACCAGCCTCGCCCTCCGATCGTTCGGGCTCCCCGCGATCGGCGACATCCGCTCGATGCTCGAGGGAGACCGCACGTTCCTTTGGGATTTCCCCGAGTTCGCACCTCTTCCCGACGGGGCGACCGCAACCCACGTCGGTCCGATCTCCTGGAACGGCTGGCATGACGAGGGCCCCGACCCGGGGGGCGTCCCCGTCGGCCGACGTCCCCTGGCCGTGGTCACCTTCGGAACGTGCATGATGAGCGCCGAAGCAGCTTCCCGCATCCTGCGGATCCTGCTGGACCTCGGGTACGAGGTGGTACTGGCGGCGGGAGGGCAGAACGAACTGATGAACGTGATGGCCGACGAACCGCGGGTCACGATCCGCCGATTCGCCCCCCTCCGTTCGCTGTTCTCCCATGCGTCGATCACGGTCTGCCATGGGGGGCAACTCACCGTTTTCGAGGCGCTATCCCACCGAATTCCGGTATTGATCATGCCGTTCCAACCCGAGCAGGCCCACAATGCCGTCTGCCTCAAACGGCTGGGCTGCGGCGATCGGCTCGTGCCGGCGCTGCCGTTTCGCGGCAACCCGGAGGTCTACCTCGAGGCATTCCGGCGAACGGAGGACCGCGAGATCCAATCCGTGATCCGCGGCCTGATCGAAGATCCGGGGACCGCGGGAAGGCTGTCCGCGATCCGGGACGTCCTCGGAAAGTACGACGGGACCGCCACGTTGACCTCCCTGATCGAGACGGGTTGA
- a CDS encoding ABC transporter — protein MLKVHRLMKVYRSAETPAVDGIDFVVRRGEIFGLLGPNGAGKTTVISILCTLLRPTSGSVTLCSQDTQRSPARLRSLFGLAPQEIALYPSLTARENLHYFGSLYGLSGRVLRNRIEECLALVGLSDRGGTRIDTFSGGMKRRANLAAAILHSPRVLFLDEPTVGVDAQSRNLILDNLQALRDDGATIVYTTHYMEEAENLCDRVAVMDCGKIVAEGSPRSLVAAMDGCANLEETFLRLTGRHLRD, from the coding sequence ATCCTGAAGGTGCATCGGCTGATGAAGGTTTATCGTAGCGCGGAGACGCCCGCGGTCGATGGAATCGACTTCGTCGTAAGGCGGGGGGAAATTTTCGGCCTGCTGGGCCCGAACGGGGCCGGGAAGACGACCGTCATCTCCATCCTCTGCACCTTGCTCCGGCCCACCAGCGGCAGCGTGACCCTCTGCTCGCAGGACACGCAGCGTAGCCCGGCCCGATTGCGGAGCCTGTTCGGGCTGGCCCCCCAGGAGATCGCCCTTTACCCGAGTCTTACGGCCCGGGAAAATCTCCATTACTTCGGCAGCCTGTACGGCCTGTCCGGGCGGGTCCTCAGGAATCGCATCGAGGAATGCCTCGCGCTGGTCGGCCTGTCCGATCGCGGCGGAACGCGGATCGACACCTTCTCCGGCGGGATGAAGCGGCGGGCGAATCTCGCCGCCGCGATCCTGCACTCCCCTCGCGTCCTGTTCCTCGACGAGCCCACGGTCGGCGTCGACGCCCAGTCCCGCAACCTGATCCTCGACAATCTCCAGGCCCTCCGCGACGACGGCGCGACGATCGTCTACACGACACACTACATGGAGGAAGCGGAGAACCTGTGCGACCGGGTGGCCGTCATGGACTGCGGAAAGATCGTCGCCGAAGGGTCCCCGCGATCGCTGGTCGCCGCCATGGACGGGTGCGCCAACCTGGAGGAAACCTTCCTGCGCCTCACGGGAAGGCATCTGCGCGATTGA
- a CDS encoding beta-ketoacyl synthase, which produces MSVAPIAITGMGCICAAGGNQADSMNALLRGERRLGPPVRFASNHPIRYPVFEVADFEEPPDLLRTSAFALHAAREAVADTGLDRRTLGTLRVGVCVGTTVGTVMSEETFCRGYLAGDVPDMAPVRRILRSNPADVIAREFGLSGPRQTVVTACSSGTDALGIAGSWIRAGLCDAAIAGGADELGRITYIGFISLMITDDSSCKPFDRHRRGLNLGEGAAMLVLASEAVTRRTGMRARSFLLGYGSAGDAYHLTAPRPDGAGLRSAISEALATSGVSPASVAFVNAHGTGTPDNDRVESRVLRDMLPGIPFLSTKGYTGHTLGAAGAIEAVVTAACLEMGKIPANAGFETPDPEIANTPVREVTTVSGSVALSESLAFGGNNSVVVLGKA; this is translated from the coding sequence ATGAGCGTCGCCCCGATCGCCATCACGGGCATGGGCTGCATCTGCGCGGCCGGCGGGAACCAGGCCGATTCCATGAACGCGCTCCTTCGCGGGGAACGCCGCCTGGGGCCCCCCGTGCGCTTCGCCAGCAACCACCCGATCCGCTACCCCGTGTTCGAGGTGGCGGACTTCGAGGAACCCCCGGATCTCCTCCGGACCAGCGCCTTCGCGCTGCATGCGGCGCGGGAAGCGGTCGCCGACACCGGGCTCGACCGGAGAACCTTGGGCACGTTGCGGGTGGGAGTGTGCGTGGGAACGACCGTCGGTACCGTCATGAGCGAGGAGACGTTCTGCCGCGGATACCTGGCCGGGGACGTTCCGGACATGGCGCCCGTCCGGCGGATCCTCCGCAGCAACCCGGCGGACGTCATCGCCAGGGAATTCGGCCTCTCGGGCCCCCGCCAGACCGTGGTGACCGCCTGCTCCTCCGGCACCGACGCTCTGGGGATCGCCGGCTCCTGGATCCGTGCAGGGCTCTGCGATGCCGCGATCGCGGGAGGCGCCGACGAACTGGGAAGAATCACCTACATCGGTTTCATCTCTCTCATGATCACCGACGATTCCTCCTGCAAACCGTTCGATCGACACCGCAGGGGGTTGAACCTCGGGGAAGGGGCGGCGATGCTCGTCCTCGCGTCGGAAGCGGTCACCCGGCGGACCGGGATGCGGGCGCGCTCCTTCCTGCTCGGCTACGGATCGGCGGGCGACGCCTACCATCTGACCGCACCTCGTCCCGACGGCGCCGGGCTGCGCAGCGCGATCTCGGAAGCCCTGGCGACCAGCGGCGTTTCCCCCGCTTCCGTGGCGTTCGTCAACGCCCACGGCACCGGAACGCCCGACAACGACCGGGTCGAGAGCCGTGTCCTGCGCGACATGCTGCCCGGCATCCCTTTCCTCTCCACGAAAGGGTACACCGGTCATACCCTCGGGGCCGCGGGTGCGATCGAGGCGGTGGTCACCGCCGCCTGCCTCGAGATGGGGAAAATCCCGGCCAATGCCGGGTTCGAAACGCCCGACCCCGAGATCGCGAACACCCCCGTCCGGGAAGTCACCACGGTCTCTGGATCCGTCGCCCTCTCCGAATCGCTCGCGTTCGGGGGCAACAACTCGGTCGTCGTTCTCGGCAAGGCATGA
- a CDS encoding peptidase, translating into MTPSFPHRQSAHCESGVAANLLTHHGFPLTEAMAFGIGGGLFFAYFPFLRVNHLPLTTFRSAPGKIIRQVAKRLGVGVTFRTFRDEESGMAELDRLLASGVPVGAQTGVYWLPYFPPALRFHFNAHNLVVCGKEGDSYRISDPVIGEPVLCGAADLKRARFAKGPLAPNGKMYFLTNVPKSVDPVPAIREAIREVCRRMTRIPIPLIGVRGIRYLAGQVESWPSRLGERRALLYLGNVIRMQEEVGTGGGGFRFIYAAFLQEAAAVLDEHRLLDFSRRMTAIGDRWRDFAVAGARLCKGRPQGNDDFPALARIVRECADAEDGLFRELDALMRSGRHGVRK; encoded by the coding sequence TTGACCCCCTCTTTTCCCCATCGGCAGTCGGCCCACTGCGAGAGCGGCGTCGCAGCCAATCTGCTGACCCACCACGGCTTTCCCCTCACGGAGGCCATGGCGTTCGGGATCGGCGGCGGTCTTTTCTTCGCGTACTTCCCCTTCCTCCGGGTCAACCATCTGCCGCTGACCACCTTCCGGTCCGCGCCGGGAAAGATCATCCGGCAGGTGGCGAAGCGTCTCGGCGTCGGAGTGACGTTCCGCACCTTCCGGGACGAGGAGAGCGGGATGGCGGAGCTCGACCGTCTGCTGGCGAGCGGCGTTCCCGTCGGGGCGCAAACCGGCGTCTACTGGCTCCCCTACTTTCCCCCCGCGTTGCGATTCCACTTCAACGCCCATAACCTGGTCGTCTGCGGAAAAGAGGGCGACTCCTACCGGATCAGCGATCCCGTGATCGGGGAACCGGTCCTCTGCGGCGCCGCCGACCTGAAGCGAGCCCGGTTCGCAAAGGGGCCGTTGGCGCCGAACGGGAAGATGTACTTCCTGACGAACGTCCCGAAGTCGGTCGATCCGGTTCCTGCGATCCGGGAGGCCATACGGGAGGTGTGTCGACGGATGACCCGGATCCCGATCCCCTTGATCGGCGTCCGGGGGATCCGGTACCTCGCCGGCCAGGTGGAATCGTGGCCCTCCCGTCTCGGAGAACGGAGAGCGCTCCTTTATCTGGGCAACGTCATCCGGATGCAGGAGGAAGTCGGCACCGGGGGGGGAGGATTCCGCTTCATCTACGCGGCGTTTCTCCAGGAAGCCGCGGCGGTCCTGGACGAACATCGGCTCCTCGATTTTTCCCGACGGATGACGGCCATCGGCGACCGATGGCGGGATTTCGCGGTCGCCGGGGCTCGCCTCTGCAAGGGACGTCCCCAGGGAAACGACGATTTCCCTGCACTGGCCCGGATCGTGCGCGAATGCGCCGATGCCGAAGACGGGCTCTTCCGGGAGCTCGATGCACTGATGCGGAGCGGCCGGCATGGCGTCCGAAAGTAA
- a CDS encoding polysaccharide deacetylase produces the protein MLCPLSPAHIAGFAAFHLYVILLFVDIRTAPLPLLAFLLACHIAPFLPRVGFFLPIVGRGKPGEKGVALTFDDGPDPEVTPLLLDLLDRHSVSATFFVTGERAARHPSIVRDILSRGHAIGNHSYHHFPFLMLKGIRTLRREIASAQSLLAGFGIVPLAFRPPVGITNPLLWRVLLEQGMYCVNYSCRAVDIGNRRIGRLSEKVLKAVSPGDIIALHDIAPLHAVTDRLMAEFDALLRGLKEKGLEVVPLDRLIGKEVMRREGSPGEAHPAALFYDGLAADYDREQFCSPVSIARKTEYALFEARLPSLFSPSDRVLEIGAGTGIFTLAIARRCREVTAVDISANMLEILKVKAAGEGIGNIRTIAGNAETMALEGSYTVACAFSCLEYLENLQAFFRRLADHIEPGGTFYFITARRSLFRLFAQIGNAMRQGLWLKAHSRREIEALLTASGFDEIRISSHLFKSRVSGGILLEAVARRRFDPSIPAGL, from the coding sequence ATCCTCTGTCCCCTGTCGCCGGCCCATATCGCGGGGTTCGCCGCGTTCCACCTGTACGTGATCCTCCTGTTCGTCGACATCCGCACGGCGCCGCTCCCGTTACTCGCCTTTCTCCTCGCCTGCCACATCGCGCCGTTCCTGCCCCGGGTCGGCTTCTTCCTCCCGATCGTCGGCAGGGGAAAACCGGGGGAGAAGGGCGTGGCCCTCACGTTCGACGACGGGCCGGACCCCGAGGTCACCCCCCTCCTCCTGGACCTTCTCGACCGTCACTCCGTTTCGGCGACGTTCTTCGTGACGGGGGAGCGGGCGGCCCGCCATCCCTCCATCGTCCGGGACATCCTGTCCCGCGGTCACGCGATCGGAAACCACTCCTACCACCACTTCCCGTTCCTCATGCTGAAAGGGATCCGGACACTCCGGCGGGAGATCGCATCCGCGCAGTCCCTCCTCGCCGGGTTCGGCATCGTCCCGCTGGCGTTCCGGCCCCCCGTCGGGATCACGAATCCCCTCCTTTGGCGTGTCCTCCTCGAGCAGGGAATGTATTGCGTCAACTACAGCTGCCGGGCCGTCGACATCGGGAACCGGAGGATCGGGCGCCTCTCCGAAAAGGTGCTGAAGGCGGTCTCCCCGGGCGACATCATCGCGCTCCACGACATCGCGCCGCTGCACGCCGTGACGGATCGTCTCATGGCCGAGTTCGACGCCCTCCTCCGCGGGTTGAAGGAGAAGGGTCTGGAGGTCGTTCCCCTCGACCGACTGATCGGAAAAGAGGTCATGCGGAGGGAGGGGTCGCCCGGCGAGGCGCACCCGGCGGCGCTTTTTTACGACGGGCTGGCGGCCGACTACGACCGGGAGCAGTTCTGTTCCCCCGTTTCCATCGCCCGAAAGACCGAATACGCGCTCTTCGAAGCGCGGCTCCCGTCGCTCTTTTCCCCGTCGGACCGGGTGCTCGAGATCGGCGCCGGGACCGGCATCTTCACGCTGGCGATCGCCCGACGATGCCGGGAGGTGACCGCCGTCGACATCTCCGCGAACATGCTGGAGATACTGAAAGTGAAGGCCGCCGGGGAGGGAATCGGCAACATCCGCACGATCGCGGGAAATGCGGAAACGATGGCGCTCGAGGGATCCTACACGGTCGCCTGCGCCTTCTCCTGTCTCGAATACCTGGAGAACCTCCAGGCCTTTTTTCGCCGCCTCGCGGATCACATCGAACCGGGAGGAACCTTCTATTTCATCACCGCCCGCCGATCCCTCTTCCGTCTTTTCGCGCAGATCGGCAACGCGATGCGGCAGGGGTTGTGGCTGAAAGCCCACAGCCGGAGGGAAATCGAGGCCCTCCTGACCGCTTCCGGGTTCGACGAGATCCGGATCAGCTCCCACCTCTTCAAATCCCGGGTATCCGGAGGAATTCTCCTGGAAGCGGTGGCCCGTCGCCGTTTCGACCCGAGCATACCGGCCGGCCTCTGA
- a CDS encoding B12-binding domain-containing radical SAM protein, translated as MLNPDRVLLVHPLGYRADAASADISRIANIMPPLGLASIAACLERRGIRAAIIDCYARPASDRAIRDHLLAERPAFLGLSCTTSSFLDGIRIAEAARAALPGIRTVFGGPHVSALKEALFPRFPAMDFAVVGEGEETLGELIASGGEDPGTVRGLLFREGGEGIARFTGFRDQAIELDTLPFPAYEKLDGFPDSYKLPIFNYPRVPNTSCISSRGCPYSCSYCDRSVFRRSFRYNSAEYLYEHLRYLKERFGTRHVNFYDDQFTFHRKRVEAFTGMMIDRPLGMTFNCAVRAEHVDPELLRRMKAAGCWMVSLGIETGDERLLAEHRQHADLDRIAGTIRMIKRAGIRTKGLLMMGLPGETEESIRRSMDYVFSLPIDDFNLTKFTPFPGSPIYETIRELGDFDEDWEKMDCMHFQFVTKGMTAARLEELYQNFYRSHFKRPRVLMGYAAMLWRSPDSWLRFARNIGDFLKYTRTNRRLMDESS; from the coding sequence ATGCTGAATCCCGACCGGGTCCTGCTGGTCCATCCCCTCGGCTATCGCGCCGACGCCGCTTCCGCGGACATCTCGCGGATCGCCAACATCATGCCGCCTCTCGGGCTGGCCAGCATCGCCGCCTGTCTCGAACGGCGGGGCATCCGGGCCGCCATCATCGACTGCTACGCCCGCCCCGCTTCCGACCGAGCGATCCGCGACCACCTCCTGGCGGAGCGTCCCGCCTTCCTCGGCCTCAGTTGCACCACGTCGAGCTTTCTCGACGGAATCCGTATCGCGGAAGCGGCCCGTGCGGCGTTGCCCGGCATCCGGACCGTCTTCGGAGGTCCCCACGTTTCCGCCCTGAAGGAGGCGCTCTTCCCGCGCTTTCCCGCGATGGACTTCGCCGTGGTCGGGGAGGGGGAAGAGACGCTGGGGGAACTGATCGCGTCCGGTGGCGAGGATCCCGGAACCGTCCGGGGGCTCCTCTTCCGGGAAGGCGGGGAAGGGATCGCCCGGTTCACCGGCTTCCGGGACCAGGCGATCGAGCTGGACACCCTCCCCTTCCCGGCGTACGAGAAGCTCGACGGGTTCCCCGACTCGTACAAGCTTCCCATCTTCAACTATCCGCGCGTGCCGAACACGAGCTGCATCTCCAGCCGGGGCTGCCCCTATTCCTGCAGCTACTGCGACCGCTCGGTCTTCCGTCGGAGCTTCCGGTACAACTCCGCCGAATATCTCTACGAGCACCTGCGTTACCTGAAGGAACGGTTCGGCACCCGGCACGTCAACTTCTACGACGACCAGTTCACCTTCCACCGGAAGCGGGTCGAAGCGTTTACCGGGATGATGATCGACCGTCCCCTCGGGATGACGTTCAACTGCGCCGTCCGGGCGGAGCACGTGGACCCGGAGCTCCTCCGGCGCATGAAGGCGGCCGGCTGCTGGATGGTCAGCCTCGGGATCGAGACGGGCGACGAGCGGTTGCTGGCCGAGCACCGGCAGCATGCGGACCTGGACCGGATCGCCGGGACGATCCGGATGATCAAACGGGCCGGAATCCGTACGAAGGGATTGCTCATGATGGGGCTGCCGGGCGAGACGGAGGAGAGCATCCGGCGAAGCATGGACTACGTTTTTTCGCTCCCGATCGACGACTTCAACCTGACCAAGTTCACCCCTTTCCCTGGTTCGCCGATCTACGAAACGATCCGCGAGCTCGGCGATTTCGACGAGGATTGGGAAAAGATGGATTGCATGCATTTCCAGTTCGTCACGAAGGGGATGACCGCGGCCCGGCTCGAGGAACTCTACCAGAACTTTTACCGTTCCCACTTCAAGAGGCCCAGGGTGTTGATGGGATATGCCGCCATGCTGTGGCGGTCGCCCGACAGCTGGCTCCGGTTCGCACGGAACATCGGCGATTTCCTCAAATACACCCGCACCAACCGCCGCCTCATGGACGAATCCTCCTGA